The genomic stretch CACTTCCACGTGTGCATTTGAAGAGTGAGTGGCAGGACCGCAGGATCTTCGGATGTCAGTGCAGTGTGCGTGCTGGTGGTCTCCGTGCCATGCACTTAGTTTGCGTTTGGTTGGAAGATAACGTAGAATGGGACGGTCCCGTCCTaatttttcgggatgggatgatcccatttcttgtttggttaaATGGGATGGGTCCGttctaattttttgtttggttggagagattgctATAGAtgggacgagcaccgttttcttcttctgttagacaccgttcgtggggcccacctgtcatactaaccgccatcttcttcctccaccccgGTTCCACTCTTGGCACTGTTCTTGGGCTCGCCGTTGCGTCGCCAGGGGAGCTTGCCCCGGGTGCGCCGCCCGAGAATCGGGTCTCGCCGGCCTCGAGCCGCCACCCGCCGAATCTCAGGGGCCGTGGGGGAGCTCGCGCGCGCCGaccgtgctcgcccgcgccggccgcgctcacccgcgcccgccggccaagctcgcccgcgccggccgcggccgcactcgcctgcgccggcccctccgtCGGCGGCTCCCCCCGCCCAACCTCGCCCACTCCCTCGGTGCGGACGGACGACGCGTGatgggggcgaagtgggatgcccccgtccgctcgttttggtgggatggggacatccctccagatgcgggatgcccccatcCCACCTACCTCCAAACCAAAtacgggacgaagtgggatcgtcccgtcctgtcccaaaccaaacgcaccatTAGCATGTTCCTCAACCACGCGACATAGATACTGCGAGACATGTTCCTCACCATGACAGGTCGCTACCCACAGATCACCGTGAGGGCGTGAGGCGCACAAGCAGCAGCTTTCCATCATGCCACAGTCCCAACTGCTTCTAGAGTTCTGGTGCTCAACCTttcttagcccttgtttacttgggaagttgggaggtgccaaattggcattttgccataaatgcgacactgtaacgtttcgtttgtatttgtgaattattgtccaaatattgactaattaggctcaaaagattcgtctcgcaaagtacaacaaaactgtgcaattagtttttgatttcgtctacatttagtactccatgtatgtaccgcaagtttgatgtgatgaggaatcttctttttgcatagtgtcaaagttgggagttttgtggtaagtaaacaagggcttaggtTGTCAACAGCCGTGACGCCGCAACTCTCTTGGTACGGGCCGTGCGCGGTCAAACCTTTCGCTATCAGCTGCGTGACGTGAGCACAAGAATTCGTTGCGAGCTACTGTGTGTGTTTGACAAGGTAGGTGGGCGACGTCGGGGATGATGGTCAGTCATCAGACGCACGATCGGTGGAACCGTGGAGCTTGGAGCGCTGGTTGGTTCGGACTCTGGACGGAGCACCTGCCAGCGCACCGGGGGAACGATCGCCTGACCGGCCGATCGGCGGCGATCAATGCTGcgtattttttttcccttttgaaaAGCTGGGCCTTGCTTCATGTCTTCTCTCTATGGGCCTTGGTACCGGGTGGGCCTCTGAACCCACTTGCTTCTGTCTTCTATGGGCCTTGGTACAGGGTGGCCCTCTGAACCCAGTTGCTTCTATCTCACGGTCCATCTTCGTTTCCAGTCATCTTCCTTTGCTACAGGCCAATCAAACATGTGCTTTGATTGATGTTTGGTTGACAATACAACTTTAATTAGTGATTTTGGACCCCTCACGGAAATCTATTTCCTGATATGTCTAAATCAGCATCTTCCATTTTACATATACCACTAAACATCTTAACCAAAAGTGCATTTTTTAATATCCTGAAAGGAACATTTGTCTCCGGCCTCCACCCCTTAGAAGGGCCATGCCGAGTATCCCTGAATAATCCCGATGTTATCTTCAGTCTAGCCTTACCTAATCCTTTTACAAAGGTTATGACTCTTTGCCAAGGATTTGAACTTATATCTACTACCACTAACTGAATGACCTTAGGGGAGAACAGGTTGCTCCTCTACAACCACAAATTCTCATCCGACCCAAGCACATTAAAGCTGGCCGGCCTCCTGCTACTCCTGATTGAGCTTGCTTTGCAGGGAGCTTGTTCCTTTTTCAGCTTTTAAGCCAACAATTTTGTACACTCTTCTTCTCTGTTAATACAAGCCGGACAGAGCTTTGGCAGTcatttacaaaaaaaataaaaagaaaataaagaagctGACCTGCTTGTGAACCATTGTGCCTATGACTTTGCTTCATCTTGGAAATCCGTTCGATAAAGGATCCTGAATTTGAGACCTTCAATGTGAAAATATATTCTTTTAAACGATGAATCTGTCCGCTCTCAGGATTAGCCTCATGAAAATATTTTATCCCCGAGGAGGCTCTACCATGCGGAGACCATCGTGTGATGGAACTTTTGAtttaggaaaaagtccattttactcctaTCTTCTATTCAGATGTGGACTCGGTTTTGATTGGAGTAAAATTGTTTTGACGGATGACGTGGAACGCCGCAGCGCCTCGTACCACCGGAGGTCCAGAGCGGACCCGCGCCACTCGAGCCGAGCCACGTCCATCAAAAGCTGACGCGAAACGCAGGTCCGGTAGAATCGTTCGTCCCCGCCCTGCAACTCTCATTCGCGTCACAAATGCAAGTAATTTAGTAAATAAAAACCCTGGTGTACACCCCTGCCAGTAAGCATCAGGAATTCTTTATACGCCAAGGGTCAAAGCATAGTTAGTAGCTGATGATTTGGTAGATAGATCTCCTGTGACCACGAACCTATTTGGAGATGCTTACGGTAGTATTATTCTTGTGATAAGTGATGGATGTAAAATGGCTTGCAAAATTGACACTTCTATGGTATCCCTCTTGGATCAGCTAGGCATCAAACTCTTGCGTTTGGTGATATTTTTCGATGGCCTATTCGATTTTGAAGTTTCAATAATGTTCACAAAACATTGGGATGTCGTTCATTTCATTAAGGCAAATtaagggctgtttggatacaggctcataaagtttagtacctgtcacatcgaatgtttggatactaattaggagtattaaatataatctaattacaaaactaattacacagatggagtctaattcgcgagacgaatctattaaacctaattagtccatgatttgacaatgtggtgctacagtaaccatttgctaatgatggattaattaggcttaatagattcgtctcgcgaattagtataggggttctgcagttagttttataattagctcatgcttagtccttctaattagtgtctgaacatccgatatgacctctcctaaagtttagtacctcgcatccaaacaccccctaaggtaAAGGGCAATCACTTGCCACCTGAATGAATGTTTGTTCCCCAAAGATAGGTCAAGGCGCCACAGCATgtagggtgtttggttcttcagtagctcctaaaattcatgtcacatcgaatattcggatgttaattaggaggactaaacatgagctaattataaaactaattacacagatggaggctaattcacgagacgaatctattaagcctaattaatccatcattagcacatgtttactgtagcatcatattgtcaaattatggactaattaggtttaatagattcgtctcgcaaattagtcttcatctgtgcaattggttttataattaatttatatttaatactcctaattagtatctaaacattcgatgtgataagaaTTTTAGGAGATCTTTTATACAAACTGAAGCAGGTCAAGAAGTACGTGCTGATCATAAAAATATATAGAACTGAGGTTGTTGCTGCTCGTTCCAATGGTCCCTCCTTGCCATCTGTGCTGCTGGCCCTTAGTCATCACTGTGGCTCGGTTCATCCGTCTTCTATCGTGAAAGACTGGAAGTCGATTAAACAAAAACACATGCACCAGGAGCGGCCGTATCGTGGGAGGACGACAAAATTCATACCTTGCGTGTGCCCAACTGTGCGCAGCAGCGGATGGATGGGCGCCGGCGCATGCGACGTTTAGAGACAGGAGGCTCGGCTCATTTTGGTAGCTTGCCTCTTGCAGTCCACGCCAACCAGCTGAATTAAGTTAGCGTCCATGTAAACCGGCTTGACTCCAGCCAAAACCGTGTCCATATCAGCAAAACAGGATACAAAACCGTTTAGGGGTTAATTTAACCCAGTATTGATAGGTGGAGCCAACATTTAGGTTAGGAGGTGGGATGGACAAACTGAGTAGTGAGAGGAGTAAAATGGACCCTTTTTCCTCTGATTTAATTAGAAAGTTATGATCAAGATatgcaacaaaattacaagctTTGCTTGATGGGCTGGGAAATAATTCGATGATCCGTATGTTGATTAGCTCCAGCAATGAGTTAACTGAGCGCTACTTTATTCCATTGACAGGCAGAAGCACAGACGTCAGATATTAGCAGGTTCGCCTACACGGACGTAATTAGTTCGTTTATACGCCGTGTAAACCTTACACAGTGACCGGACGTATCCATTTAATCACCTGTTTAGCATGTCTAATATCCATTTAACTTATTTAATTACTCATTTAGTTGAATAAAGAGCTAACCGGTAGTGGCCGACTGTTTAGCATTTATGATGAAATTAGATATTAAGATTACCTATCATTTTACCCTCTTAATCACTCTCTTAATCAGCATTAGCGTCTACTTAACCTTGACCCGTGACATTTTGGCCCTGCATCTGCATGTACTCCCTTTGTCCcttaggctagtcccagtgcaaggtttcattgtaCTGTTTCTAAGGATGTCACGTCATCctatgaggtgtattctcatgaatgaaacagggagtcccagtgtacagtttcatttcacgatttcataggatgctcatgacatttaattgtgaggtatgtgattggatatggttagatggaaatgaaactctatagtccccaatgcaagtttcaataggtttcatagtcttggaaacagtgtatacacagtttcatcctgatgaaactccttccctctctcacttcataactaccatgccatgtcatcacatatgctgatgtgtcaccgtatttaatgtgcatgaaacctttatcaaactcccactgggattagccttaaTATACATCACCATGGGAAACGTGCTGGTCACACTTTTTTAGTTTGACTACATTAGTAGAAAACATTAATaacatttatatttttaaataaatttattatgaaaatgaATTTAACGTTTTGTCTAATGATACTAATTATGTattataaatattaattatgtatcataaatattaatatttttttatatatatttggttAAAGTTGATTACGTTTGAATTCTCagaatttatatatatttaattaaagAGAATTACGTTTGATTCTCGGGAAGCGAGAATGACAAGCTACAACTGTACGTTACGGTACGGACGGAGGGGACGAGATCGATGAGCTCTACGAGCTGGGGCTAGCCGGCGCGCTGCCCTGCAGCACCTGGAGtagcgcggcgcggaggccgccgccgccgtcgtcctgcAGCGAGGCGGGCACGTCGACCACAACATCCTGCACGGTCAGGCCGTGGACACGGGTGACGCAGGCGTGCTGGACGTGCAGCTCCAGCGACCGGAGCGCGCCCATCAgccgcgcggcggcgtgcgTGCCCGCGCTCGTCGCGCGCACCGCGGCCGCGTCCGGCCCCAGCATCCGCACCTCCACCACCGTCTCGTCGGCTCCCTGGGTGCCGCACGAGACCACGGCGGGCTCCcacctcgcggcggcggcccgcctCGACTCGGCCTCGAGGCGGGCGACGCGGGCGCGGAGCTCGGCGATgtaggcggcggcgtcggcgagaaGGGAGGCCTTGTCCATGCGCGACACGGTGGGGACGGCGGCCCTGAGGTCGCAGAACCGGCGGTTCAGCTTCTCCCGGCGATGCCGCTCGGCCTCCACGTGGTTCACGGTTGGGCCGTTCGCGCGGCGGGGCCCAGGCTTCCGCCCCCGCCGCTTCCCCGGGCGCTGCGCCGGGGCCGTGACGATCggctcctgctgctgcggcggggGTGCCggttgaggaggaggcggcggcgcggagagcTCAGAGTGTGGCGAGAGGGAGCACCCCACGGGCCACAGGttgtcgccgtcgtcgagcaTCCATTGCTCAGGGACCTCGTAGGAAGCGAACTCGATGACGGGGTGGCCGGCGTGGGAGAGGAAGAACGGGGTCAAGGGAGGGGAGAATGAGGGGCACGGCGagagcagctcgtccatgtcaGCCATTAGCTACTGAATGTGGCAGACGGACAGAGCCGGTTCGGTCATGTGGCAACTGGCAAGCAGCATCAGTGTGGTTCTGCCTTTATATTACAGTGCAGGCAGAGAGATTTGCATGGAAGACCTCCCCATTagcaagtgttttttttttgttttgttttgcgtGGAGGTGCTTGCATTGTGCTTTCTGGTCCTTgaagttggaagttggaacgACGCCACTCTCCAATTAAACTGTGTTCCACAGTGAGAAAGTGACATGAGTTGGTCAGATATGGAGTAATATGGTAACAAAAAATTAACTAAAtcagttactccctccgtttttgaACTTTACAATCTTTGCCTGTTGCCATAAAAATTAACGAAAAATTAACTAAATTAGAACCCCTAATAATAGCAGCTCGCTAGAGAAAAATTCCCGGTTGCCATAGAAGGCCAATTAGACTGACCATCATTGGTACCTTGCTGGTTAGCTTGTCGCAGAAATTTGAAAAGTGGGCTAGACTTTTTAACATGAGATTTAGTTCAAAGATATATAGCAGTTTGGTAAATACAGTAAAATTCTAATGAGGTATTCATGATGCCTTAAGGTCAATTTTGGCGCTCAGCTGTGTAGCCATCCGTCATACCATACATACGGATGCTTGGCCTTTGCTGTGTAGCTTAGTCCTCTGtacgcttcagcttatcagccggcttatcagctactgaacaatatttttttctcataacaaatcagccgttttaacttttcagccggcttacaAGTCCAACCGAACACAGCCCATATTGCTCGATCGCCGCTGCAAAAATCCCAGCATATAGTACGTGTCAGGCGCCG from Setaria italica strain Yugu1 chromosome II, Setaria_italica_v2.0, whole genome shotgun sequence encodes the following:
- the LOC101772620 gene encoding transcription factor MYC2, with protein sequence MADMDELLSPCPSFSPPLTPFFLSHAGHPVIEFASYEVPEQWMLDDGDNLWPVGCSLSPHSELSAPPPPPQPAPPPQQQEPIVTAPAQRPGKRRGRKPGPRRANGPTVNHVEAERHRREKLNRRFCDLRAAVPTVSRMDKASLLADAAAYIAELRARVARLEAESRRAAAARWEPAVVSCGTQGADETVVEVRMLGPDAAAVRATSAGTHAAARLMGALRSLELHVQHACVTRVHGLTVQDVVVDVPASLQDDGGGGLRAALLQVLQGSAPASPSS